A genomic stretch from Haloferax sp. Atlit-12N includes:
- a CDS encoding helix-turn-helix domain-containing protein, with protein MTLTAEFVIRSPSLPFVSLAASLPSKQLECVHGLCHEGGSRVFVVYLEPDDNVSEADLSSLDEVVDTSPLGRASGKDVYQLTIELADVVSEAFAPERFTATQMEPTVVTPDGWYEKKLFQNYNAFNGMRTRCEEYGIGVELVSISQNPPEDDGSSQYGLTERQQEALQLAIARGYYESPRQASTKELAEEMDISQPSMSSLLRRGERQLLTSALGSQPQVERLSK; from the coding sequence ATGACCCTTACTGCGGAGTTCGTCATCCGTTCGCCCTCACTTCCGTTCGTCAGCCTCGCGGCGTCGCTCCCGTCGAAGCAACTAGAGTGCGTACACGGGCTCTGCCACGAGGGTGGCTCTCGGGTGTTCGTCGTCTACCTCGAACCCGACGACAACGTCTCCGAGGCAGACCTCTCCTCGCTCGACGAGGTTGTGGACACCTCCCCGCTCGGACGCGCGAGCGGCAAGGACGTCTACCAGCTCACCATCGAGCTGGCGGACGTCGTCTCGGAGGCGTTCGCGCCCGAGCGGTTCACCGCGACCCAGATGGAGCCGACGGTCGTCACGCCGGACGGCTGGTACGAAAAGAAACTGTTCCAGAACTACAACGCGTTCAACGGCATGCGAACCCGGTGCGAGGAGTACGGTATCGGGGTCGAGCTGGTGTCGATATCGCAGAACCCTCCCGAGGACGACGGGTCATCACAGTACGGACTGACCGAGCGACAACAGGAGGCACTCCAGTTGGCGATTGCCCGTGGCTACTACGAAAGCCCGCGACAGGCCAGCACGAAAGAACTCGCCGAGGAGATGGACATCTCACAGCCCTCGATGTCGAGTCTCCTCCGGCGCGGCGAGCGGCAACTGCT